One part of the Bacteroidia bacterium genome encodes these proteins:
- a CDS encoding type IV secretory system conjugative DNA transfer family protein, with amino-acid sequence MHHILRLIEGIVDTAFFFVEKFFEALFTWIFPNGLPKKKQGYGASFGSPKSLLKRNLKGFCLTGEKSLSVEDSYKNSLLIGSTGSGKSSVVFVPSLLRMNASYICHDPSGELAQLTTPALKRRGYIIKTLNFADPKHSDRFNPLYRARSSSDINKVSSLVIRTALGGVKGDPFWNLQATALLTLLITLVKAEVRERQTFRQVRHYLNQLSGDEAFFTRKVEASDNLSLRAEFKTFQAYDNKVKAGIIATVSSALHIFTDEAVAEVTNHDTIALHEFRLKKTVLFIQNPVTDQAYYAMLSSLFFEQLFGELLVRMPQPWHQDVFCLIDEAGVLYLPSLGNVISNVRKYRAGILLGIQQMSQLVHNFGPYEASTIAGNCFAKLYFTGQSGRSSEELEQRLGRYQYEDNQGRTQTRPLITRDEVRTMKQNQGLLMAGNYPPMLLNLKPYYQQRGLLALTQLSNT; translated from the coding sequence ATGCACCATATTCTGAGACTTATTGAAGGCATTGTAGATACGGCCTTCTTTTTCGTTGAAAAATTTTTTGAAGCACTGTTTACCTGGATATTTCCCAATGGTCTCCCAAAGAAAAAACAAGGCTACGGAGCTTCATTTGGTAGTCCCAAGAGTTTACTGAAACGCAACCTTAAAGGCTTCTGTCTGACGGGTGAAAAGAGTCTGTCAGTGGAAGATTCCTACAAAAATTCCCTCCTGATCGGATCAACCGGATCTGGTAAATCATCAGTGGTCTTTGTTCCATCCCTATTACGAATGAATGCTTCATATATCTGCCATGACCCCAGTGGTGAATTGGCACAACTGACCACCCCAGCTCTCAAGCGAAGAGGATATATCATCAAGACTTTAAACTTCGCCGATCCAAAACATTCAGACCGTTTCAATCCTCTTTACCGGGCCAGGTCATCCAGTGATATTAACAAGGTATCCAGTCTGGTGATTCGGACGGCATTAGGTGGGGTTAAGGGTGATCCCTTTTGGAACCTGCAAGCCACGGCCTTACTTACTCTCCTGATTACCCTAGTCAAAGCTGAAGTCCGTGAACGCCAGACCTTCCGCCAGGTGCGTCATTATCTCAATCAACTCAGTGGTGATGAAGCCTTCTTCACCAGGAAAGTTGAAGCTTCAGATAATTTGTCGCTCCGCGCTGAGTTCAAGACTTTCCAAGCCTATGATAACAAAGTCAAAGCGGGCATTATCGCAACTGTATCTAGCGCATTACACATCTTCACCGATGAGGCCGTGGCTGAGGTAACCAATCATGACACGATTGCTCTGCACGAATTTCGTCTAAAGAAAACAGTACTGTTCATCCAGAATCCCGTTACCGATCAAGCTTACTACGCAATGCTATCATCGCTCTTCTTTGAGCAACTATTCGGGGAATTGCTGGTACGAATGCCACAACCCTGGCACCAGGATGTCTTTTGTTTGATTGATGAAGCAGGGGTGTTGTATTTGCCTTCACTGGGCAATGTGATCAGTAATGTGAGAAAGTACCGAGCCGGAATCTTGCTTGGGATACAGCAGATGAGCCAGCTCGTTCACAATTTCGGGCCATACGAGGCCAGCACGATTGCAGGTAACTGTTTTGCTAAGCTCTATTTCACCGGACAATCTGGGAGATCGTCGGAAGAGTTGGAGCAGAGACTAGGACGCTACCAGTATGAGGATAACCAGGGACGCACTCAGACCAGACCACTGATCACCCGCGATGAAGTCCGCACCATGAAGCAGAATCAAGGCTTACTCATGGCGGGAAACTATCCGCCCATGTTACTAAACCTCAAACCCTACTACCAACAACGAGGACTGTTAGCCCTTACTCAATTATCCAACACCTAA